The genomic DNA AACTATATCACATTCACGTTACTAGTTAATCAACACTATGAACTTCTACTTTCTAGTACTTTTCACCTTCTATTGCTGAAGAAACATCTAGCCACTAGTCCTAAATTCTAGAGTATAACCTAACTGTCCCAATTAAAGAATCGAGATTAAAAGTTAGTTCAGAAACATACCTGGAGTAAAAGCATGACAATCGCAAAAATAACTTTAGCGATCTCTGTCAAGAAGTTGACGCTAATAGGACTGAAGTTGAACTTCCCATCCACCTTAGACATGTACACCAATGGCCATTGCATTATTCGATTTGCAGTCTTGAGTTAAGACCAATCATCGATTCCAATCAtctacatacaaaaaaaaaaatcaaaaactgatTGTAACCGTTCAACCTTTCTATCATTTAAAATTAGGAGGATATGGTCCCAAAAGCTTACCGAGAGCCAAATGTTTCCCCTAATTGAGTATTCACCGATAGAATTGAAaggaaaaacgaagaagaagaaacataccaAACGAGGAAGTAAGAAGAGAGGTCTGGTGATTTCTCCAGGCCAGTGAGGCAGTGACCATCTCTCCAGACTCCACCCCAAAGTCGCGTCGGTGGAGATAATGACCCAGATGACGATAACGGCAGGGAGGGTCGCGAAACAGAGAATCGAttgatttttctggtttttggtGGATTCGTCTTTTAgatcaagagagaaaagagagagaagatcaggaaagaaagaaagaagaaaatagaatgaaaaaacaaaaaatcttttatatttatgcatCAACGTATCAAAACACGCCACGTAGCGTTGCTTAACGCGTTGCTCAATTCCTTCTCACAGAATCGATTCTCTTCataattgaccaaaaaatagattttttattatgttttgggCCCTACATACAAGAGTAACGCTGTGAGAATCTCCCACTAAAGATGGTCTtagaccacattgagcattttgaaaatctggtgactagcatcaaggctaatggggtgactgaggactacatcttctgcaaactcttcccttactcacttgcaggagaggcatcccagtggttgaaacagttgccagctggatcattgacaagtTGGCGTGATGTCAAGGTAGCTTTcctcaactacttctatgatgatgcaatgtcagatgagttgagaatcaagctgtcttctttcaagcaaagaccagatgaagctttcaaagcagcttgggtgagattcaaggcttatcagagggactgtccacaccatggtttctcaagggttcaattgctaagtatctttttcagaggaattgactgggaatatcaactagctttggatgctgcaagccatggaaacttcaagacaagatttccagaagatgttgaagctttgattgagaatttggcttccagTAAGagcactaagagagcagatactgaaaggaagagattgcatggaggatttgatgcaaACCAGCTTGCTTCTGTTAATGTCAAGCTTGATTCAGTTCACAATCTCCTTGTGGGCAAGAAgtcagttcactttgctgctgaagttgagacatttgagccacaacctgagacaaggaatgaagaagcagatgtcaaTTTTGTCTATTGAAATCAGGGTCAGAGATTCagtaatcagcaaggcaacaggccttacagtgggaacttttcaggctacacttccaagccagagtatcagcagcagcaacagggCACTGGGTACACAAGGACTTATGGCAACAATTCATATCAGTCCCCTCCTCCCAAAACAGCTGAAAGTAGtaagatggaagctatgcttgagcAGATTTTGCAAGGTTAGGAGCAAATGACAGTGACTTTCAAGGGGAagcttgacaatgtctacactgatattaatgggaagtttgaagctttgaacattcatgtcaagaagctggagagtCAAGTggcacagactgctgggtctgttaaaaggcaagagggttttctccctggaagaactgagtcaaatccaaaacatgcttgcaatgccatatcagtgggGGATGAAGAAATTGATGAAGTTGCTTCTGCAGAATTGGGAGAGCAATCGGACAAATTCTCgatttcagatgatggtgtcgatcgacaccacctgggtgtcggtcgacacccctctcagACGAACCCAGAAACtacaaaatctcaggttccagcagtTGAGAGGGTTTACAAGcctaagattccttttcctaagccacgaaagtccaagcaggagatggaggaagctagatgcaaagcaatgatggataaggtgatgattgagatgcctttgattgatgcagtaaagctttcaccaccactcaAGCGCTATGttaagagaatggtatcaaatggtttgagtcctgaagaaggagcactgcttaccaaGGATGTTAGTGCAATTCTCTTGAACCAGCCggttcagaggaagaaggagaaaaagcaggaagtggttgtctctaaggaagtgagtgtagtaattcagtgtaggactgctgagaagttaccagatcttggaagctttgtacttaaTTGCTCATTCTCagcaggaaggttttctcactcactttgtgatcttggtttcagtatcaacttgatgccacattctgttgctgtgagacttgggatgacagaattcaagccaactcagatatCTCTAATCCTAGCTGATCGATCCAGAAGaactcctgaaggtgttttagaggatattccagttaaggttggcaacttcatgattcccactgactttgtggtgctgaagtatgatcaagagcctaaagatcctctcatcttaggaagatctttcttggctacagctggtgccatcattgatgtgaagaagggacacatagcactgaatgtggatggtttgagtttgaattttgagatggataagctgaggagggctcctactattgatggacaaactttttctgttgagaaagTTTCTGATATtcgagcatcaggctcagtgtcgatcgacaccaacaagagggtatcgatcgacacccctccacatcCGAGACTGAACTTGTCCGCTACTGATGCTTCAAGTCAGAAagctgttcccaaacagaagagtcacCAATTcacactccagagtcctcaggtaaggccaaggtatgcatcttctgcACCTAATCCTCCTTTAATCATCAATAGGActttcaaagatacaaaaactgttttgcactTAACCAAGcaacgagattatcgtagagtgcttgtttcttctgttggtGATTTTGCAGGGCTTCACAGAAACTCTCCCATCCCTAAATCCCGCCATGGTCTTGTTCCTCGCATACTTGGcaagcctcatgcacctaaagcttatacaccaccttggatgaagaggaaaTTCTCTTGGAAGCAttcaatgccatgttctgatccacCAGATGCCTGAGCTACAgacaagtcaagctaatgactgaaaacaagcgcttagtgggaggcaacccactggtaggtttttctttttctttttcctttgcttttcatttttatttatttttctttttgctttcctcttacttgataacactggggacagtgttgtttaagtctgggggaggttattTACTaaccatgtttttttgtttttgagtttcacttgtgtcaaatttttcaaaaaaatttctttttatctttgggaattatgatcttgattaatgatttttcttatttggctaacactctaatgactacttgtttatgcttgatctcagaactgaagcttagaaagactatgagccttatcaacaatcctgaaagcccttattcaatggatatctgattgatctaacgttgtctcaacctttatcaggattttaaccggacttaatcgcttactttggggttggaaatcagtgggcTAGACTTCTTCTttgggccatacaagacagtgcaatttttcaaagtatgtctcccctctctcttcccttcagtgcttaaaaaaaaagaataaaagatgagatgattttgatcagtttagagaggtaggtaaattacctgtgaccttattattctactcttgagtcaaatgatcacacaaagcttggaagcgaggggtaggtaaattaccgatgaccccggtattcgcttacacctttgatataaaaaaaaagtagaactaaaaaaaatggaagtgagaaaagggagaggaaaggagatgtaagaagaatgttttggcctgaagagagtccatatgccactgatgaatacacccaaggtaagaactcacctgtacttgctttaatttatttaatgagaTGACAAcagagatttcagagattccaaaggattatgggatttgagtaaggaatgttgatgcttatcatggttgagtataagaagtaagttcttgagtcaggtaaatgaagagtgcgtATAAGAATAATCTGcaattgagtgagttccctgttttcaaaccaTTTAATATAATTGTTAAAGGCAAACGGAGATAAGCTTACAAAGACGATGCAATGGATAGGACACAAAACTCAGCGGTTATTCTCTACTGTATTATAACATAAcactcaaatttcttttattaattcaaCCATTTAAGATCATATTTAATTAGTGTGtaacatttttgtaatatttttttttataaaattatataataattgaattttctcattttttgttgtcaaattaATATTCTTATGAACCAAAGGCGATGCAATGGATATGACAACAAGCTCGGTTATTCTATATTATATTGCAATTTAACATTTAAAGTTCTTTTATTATTCCGACAATCTAAAATCGAGCATATGAGTGAaagtatcaatcaataattGCGTGCATGTTATAGCTATGTTGGTTTTCATGAACTGCACACATATTAAGAGAAAAGAGGCAATAGTTTTAGTCTTGGATTTTGCTAAGAATAAGTTGTTTGCTATTCTACGAAAagattttgaataattattcagttgaagaaagtaaagaagcagacaaagaagaggaagaagaaggttataACAAAAACAGCGGACGGTAGAAGTAAACGATGATAACTACCATACAAAATTGATAATAAAGATAacgaaaaataatataaagagtaagtgaaaaaaaaaacacaaagacataaGTGGTGACGTTCAATTGAatatgagaaaataataattgattCATGATTCTTTGATTAGATTTGATTCTTAAACAAAActgatatttataatttttatgcttgtgtatttgaaataaatttttgcCTTAATCGTAATTAACcttataaatgatatttttataattattaagaGAGAAAACACTTGTTGAACCaaactgatttttataattatttaccaACATTATTAAACACAActgatatttataattattaagagagagaattttttttttgaaaattagtaattatttaaaatatttttttagtctaatattaaaattatatttttacccttactaaaaaatttagacaattgTAATAAGATCAATAGCATGacaatgtaaatttttacaagttttatatttgttgtaCTTCTCAATCAATATAGTAAGATTTATAATTGAAGCAAATACATATGACTTAACATCAATTATATTAACTGATGTTATAATTAACTAGTAGAATATGCGATgaactgatgatgatggagatattTATAATCCCTGCTTCTCCCTCCCAAAGAGATTTTGTAACTAAAACTCTAATTAATTTCCTTGCGTCCATTCTTGTAGCTGATCGTTTTTAATGGAGATATGTTCGTTTTCGCTAAATTGAAAATccgattttgtttttacaaaaatgttttCAATCATTTTAAATACTTGTTGAACCAAtcagattatataaaaatttttggtttttaagtaaattgtaaatgaaataaacaaaagaagtaaCATCACAACTTGAGAGCAGCAATTGATTCGGGTTTAAACTCGACCCGGAGACCCAAAACCCGTCTAACCTCAGCTGGTGTGAGTCTCCAAGTCATGGGTCCTGAGTTCTCTCCCCAAAAGTCCAAAATCTCTGATACCTTTTCCAAGTTCAGTATCGTCGCCATCTGAGTTAATCGAGCAAACTTATCTCTCACTGTTCTCTGAGTCATGCCCGAGAAATGACTAACCAAAGCCCTTGTGTCTCTGTCAAGCTGAAGCCCGCCAAGTTGGCTAAACCGTTTTTGCATCATTATGACTTCGAGTCTCTTGACTATGAAATCGATTATGAGATGCAGAAACGAGTCGTAGTTGTTGGATGTCATCAGTGGTTGGAGCCAAGCGGCGTTTGtttcgaccgagtggagaagtCTTTGCACCCACGGGTCATTCACCTCGTTCTCTGCGTACTCAGTTTCTGTTAACTCGTAGCTTATGGTAGCTACGGTGTCTAGAACCGGACGGATTCTTGGTGTTACGGTTGCTACGAGCTGTTCCATGCCTGAGTTGAGTAATTGCTTGAACGAGTTGCTTAACTCGCCTAACTCAGATAGACATGATTTAATCCTCTCTCGATCTGTTGGTGCAGGAAACACCTGTGATTCGGACACGAGACAAAGAAAGTGAGACACATATGCCTAACATTATCAAGAGTGCAAGTCAAAATTCACGGAACTGGTTTCGCAGGTCAAAGGCTTATTAACATGTTTTTCATGGGATTAACAGAGCCTAAATTACCTCTAAGCAAGCATCATTCTAGTCTATGAGATCCTTTAATTTCCTAATTGACTAAATCACCAAGTATGAGTACTAACCTCAGTACATTGCTcctcaatttcatgttttagtTTGAGAATGTATTCGAAGCTCACGTCCATATTGTTCAAAGCAGTTGCAATCTCAGTCCCGGTGTTTTCCACACCGATACCACCCAAGAACAACCTAGCACCAAGGTTAGGCTCTCTAATTTTCTGTTGTAAAGCTTCATGGTAATCATTTCCCAACAAGCTACCGGCATTGCTCAACACAGCAACCACAGAACTGATGTTTGACGTTGAAATAGATCTCCTCAGGCAACTCTGCAAAACATAGAACACATCGTCCACCATTGAAGTGGTAAGGCTGTCGGGTACATGCTCATCGATCCTTATAGCTTTCCTCACGTTCTCAACCATAAAGAACCCTTCTAGTACCACATAGTATTCAGTCACATCCCGGATCACTTTGCTAAAATTCCCATTTCTAAATGCCTTTGTAGCCCTTGGCAACAACTCAGGATCTACTGACGTCAAAGACTTGATTTTTGACACCATGAACTCGGTATAATCCTCACCCAACTGCATCAGGGACAGTATCTCGTCCACATAGAGCTCAACTTCCCTCGGGTCTGGTCCTTCAGACGCACCACCAGCGAGAAGATTCAGATTGGGAGAATTGTTGATATCAGACGCCAATCCAGCTAAATTCCTAAAGTCCATGTACTTCTTCAAGATGGACGAACCTCTTGAATCACATTCCTCTTGCAATTCACAGATGGCATAAACAACACCATCCTCTCCACAAAGACCCCTCAAGATCTCATCGTTTTCTGCTATAGCCATGACAATGTCCTTAAACAAATTGGTTAAGCACCCAACGAAATTAACCTGTCCGACGAGTCCTCCTCCTTCTTGCTCCATGAGCTCCACCACATTTTCGTATTCCATCCTCCCTCTCATCGCAATGACATCTTTCAAGTAACGAACGTAAATCGGTAGACCTTCTTCCTCCATTCCCAGTGGAGAGTACAGTCTCACGAATCTCAAAATTGTAGGATGATCTCTCTGGTTAATCGCCGCTGTGAGCTTCTTATTCACAATACCTTCAAGCTGCTTCTTCGAAGCAAGAAGCTGCTCTCTCTGATCAGAACCAGACGAATCCTTGTACTGCGAATCGATCTGGAGAAACCTCTGTACGAACTTCGCAGCGGACTCGTAATCCTCCGATTCCAAAGCCGTCTTCACGCCTTCGATGCAGTTCCCTCGCTCGACAATCGCGTCTATGCGGGAAAGAGTAACATTCACACGAGACTGAGCGAGATCGAGCTCTCGCACCTTCCCACTGACCTGATCCGCCAGATCACAAGTCGATCGAACATTTCCAAACATGTGATCCGCATCCGCTTTCACGATATCAAGAATCTCCGCGGATCTCTGTAGCTGAACGAGACTCCGATCCAGCTCCGTACGCTGCGATAGAAGCGCGTCGAGATCTGAGTCTAGGCTTCGCTGGTAAGCGATACATTCGTGAAGAAGTCGCGTCATCGCGCCAACGTCAGTGAGTGATCGTACATACTCCAACGCTTCCGGTGTTCCGAATTTAACGGTGGAGGAATCCACCGTCTCCGCCGCCGTATCGTCTTGCTCGATCTCCGGCATTTTATGATTTTCTGAGTAATCGGCGAGACTCAGATCTGATCACTTAgcgaaaacaaaataaaaaaaaaatttgaagtccCTTTGAATCTGATATGAAGCAAAATGGACTTAGTAAACTCATGTTAAAGCCCAAGTCAGGCCCAATAACGAACACCACGAGACTTTCTTTCGTTCTACATCAGCTCAGGAACCTATAAAAatgtctcttcctctctctaaCATTTTTGCGTTTCATTTGTAGCTTACTAGAGAGGTAAGATCCTAATCCGACACCCGCATCGACGATTCTGGTATCACCGCCTCCTATCTCTTCTTTAGTAGCATCTTCAAGAAAGTGTTTGATCTTCTCCGACTCATCTTCTTTACAGATTAATGGAATTATCATCCCCCAAGTGTCTGAATGCAATGTTTCTCCGTTCTTAATCACAACCTCTACAACATCACAAGCTTCTTCGACTTTCCCGGAGCTGCAAAACCCTTTTACCAAACTATTCGAAATCGAAAAATGAGGAGAAAACCCTTTCGATATCATCTCTATGAGATACTTGTTCCCTTCATCATACATCCCTTGATCACAGAGTCCTCCAATCAATGTCCTATACGAAATCAGATTAGGCGCGCAGCAGCCGTTACCAGACATATCATCAAGAACTTTCCTAGCATCCATAGCACGACCTTCTCTACAAAAGCCGAGAATCATCGTGTTGTAATGAACAATATCGGGATTACAACCTTTTAACTTCATCCTACATAGAAGCTTATAAGCCTCTCTAAGCTGCGTCTTCCTACACAAACTGTTCAACAATGTTGTGTAACTCAACCTATCAGGCACGAAACCTTTATTCAACATATCTTCCAGTAATTCCATAGCACCATTCACTTGTCCTTTCCTAGAAAACCCTTGTATCAGAATCTTATAAGACTCCACATCAGGGACAACATCTCTCTCAAGCATTTTACCAAACAGTTGGTATGCAATGCTCAAATCATCATTCAAACAAAAAGCGTGCATCAAAATGTTGTAACTTCTCGTGTTAGGCATCACTCCGTGAAGACGCGAACTCTTGAATAGCTCAAACGCTTTCCGAAGGTAACCCCTATTATGGCTTACGAGAACCTCTAGGATCCGATTCAGATGTCTTGGCTGCGGCGTGAAATTGAACTCCAACATTTTGTAAAACGTACTTAAAACTTTCTCCGGTAACTTCGCTTCTGCGTAGACTTTGATCAGATATGTGAAGAGTTCTCCGGTCACTGGGTATCCACTCGATCTGTGCTTGGCGAGAACATCGTCGATGAGACTGAAGTATCGAGAACGGCCGAGtttgaggatgaggatgagatGAGAAGATTGAGAATGGCGAAAATTAGGCTGCTGTGAAGCGTAATCGAAAATCTCTTTGGCGAGGAGAGGATCCGATTGCGAAGCTATGAGCTTTTGTACCCGAGTCGGAGATCCGATTGGAGATTTAGGGTTCCGATTCGATACCATCGGCTCTCGAGCTTCGTGTTCAGTTGAAGAAGATAATAGAAAACGTGAAAACGTCAACGACGGAGGAGTCAGGTAGCGAGCAGCGGCGGAGCAGTCGTAGATCGGCCGGCGAAGCATTTGGTCGGGGTTTTTTAATAAATCGGCCGTTAGAAATGAGAGATGATGATTCAGTCTAGCAGAAATCGAAGATTTAGGCAAAAATTATGCAAGCCCAATTAATAATGGGCTTTAATAATTGACTCACATTTATTAATGGGGGGTTAATATAGGCCcaataaagaaagagaaggtAGTAGCAGCAGCAGACTCTAGGACTTATCTCTGTCGGTGACTATGTCGGTGCGGTGCCTCGGTTAGTgtcttttaatttatatgtgataattttgtattttggatgtttactaacaaaaaaaaaagtaaaaacaatatactATACGTTTTATGTAccgtattttgtttttaattatatggaaTTGTTGAGGAATATTGTTGGAGATGtggacacacaaaaaaaaaaaaaagcctgtTGTACTTTTGTAAACCTAcctatgaaatattttttcaaatcttGTGGTACCCAATTCATTTACTGTACCTTCGATAGATAGATGTAGTTAATGACTTTATTCTAAACTACAGTTGATAAAAATAATTGTGAGGTATGGTAGCTTCATTGGGAAAATTACTTAGCTCCAATAACATACTAAAACTCATAGCCACAGCAACCGAacgaaaatacaaataatatgGCACGCAATGCAACATTACATACCTTTCACAAACCGCAACCTTATTATAGTATAGTTTTTTTACATTCTGATTAACACATGGACAAAAAAGTTATAGTTATCACATTGCACAAATACCATAGTAGTCACCAAAAAAGTCAATCGTATAAATAGTATGTACTGTGTAGTAGCCACATAGATTCATTcacatttaaataaataaaaattgattcaTCAGATCCGTCACGTGAACGGTTGCACCGAGATTTGGATTCTTTCGAAAGTACTTCTTTCTGTatcaatatattatcaaaacCTTAATGTAAACAGTAAACCAAATCCCATAAATCTTACTTAACCAGATCAAATTTTACGGCTCCTTTACAAAAATAGATTAGCATCTTAAAAGTAACACGAACACATAATTACGACTCCAAGCTTTCTAAGttataaacaattaataaaatgtaCTCTAGAAGAGTGTTCTTTATTaacttacaaaaagaaaaaagaaaaagaaacaaatcaagacaAAAGCTTACATCtacttatcttcttctcttcctgcAACTTAGTGAAGTCtcttcagtcttcaccaaaCTCTAAATCCTCTGATTCtcgtatatctatatatatacgcaAAAACCTATACAtacacaaacacatatatatagccATGGGAGAAGGAGAAGC from Camelina sativa cultivar DH55 chromosome 2, Cs, whole genome shotgun sequence includes the following:
- the LOC104712947 gene encoding pentatricopeptide repeat-containing protein At4g01400, mitochondrial, giving the protein MLRRPIYDCSAAARYLTPPSLTFSRFLLSSSTEHEAREPMVSNRNPKSPIGSPTRVQKLIASQSDPLLAKEIFDYASQQPNFRHSQSSHLILILKLGRSRYFSLIDDVLAKHRSSGYPVTGELFTYLIKVYAEAKLPEKVLSTFYKMLEFNFTPQPRHLNRILEVLVSHNRGYLRKAFELFKSSRLHGVMPNTRSYNILMHAFCLNDDLSIAYQLFGKMLERDVVPDVESYKILIQGFSRKGQVNGAMELLEDMLNKGFVPDRLSYTTLLNSLCRKTQLREAYKLLCRMKLKGCNPDIVHYNTMILGFCREGRAMDARKVLDDMSGNGCCAPNLISYRTLIGGLCDQGMYDEGNKYLIEMISKGFSPHFSISNSLVKGFCSSGKVEEACDVVEVVIKNGETLHSDTWGMIIPLICKEDESEKIKHFLEDATKEEIGGGDTRIVDAGVGLGSYLSSKLQMKRKNVRERKRHFYRFLS
- the LOC104712954 gene encoding conserved oligomeric Golgi complex subunit 4 — its product is MPEIEQDDTAAETVDSSTVKFGTPEALEYVRSLTDVGAMTRLLHECIAYQRSLDSDLDALLSQRTELDRSLVQLQRSAEILDIVKADADHMFGNVRSTCDLADQVSGKVRELDLAQSRVNVTLSRIDAIVERGNCIEGVKTALESEDYESAAKFVQRFLQIDSQYKDSSGSDQREQLLASKKQLEGIVNKKLTAAINQRDHPTILRFVRLYSPLGMEEEGLPIYVRYLKDVIAMRGRMEYENVVELMEQEGGGLVGQVNFVGCLTNLFKDIVMAIAENDEILRGLCGEDGVVYAICELQEECDSRGSSILKKYMDFRNLAGLASDINNSPNLNLLAGGASEGPDPREVELYVDEILSLMQLGEDYTEFMVSKIKSLTSVDPELLPRATKAFRNGNFSKVIRDVTEYYVVLEGFFMVENVRKAIRIDEHVPDSLTTSMVDDVFYVLQSCLRRSISTSNISSVVAVLSNAGSLLGNDYHEALQQKIREPNLGARLFLGGIGVENTGTEIATALNNMDVSFEYILKLKHEIEEQCTEVFPAPTDRERIKSCLSELGELSNSFKQLLNSGMEQLVATVTPRIRPVLDTVATISYELTETEYAENEVNDPWVQRLLHSVETNAAWLQPLMTSNNYDSFLHLIIDFIVKRLEVIMMQKRFSQLGGLQLDRDTRALVSHFSGMTQRTVRDKFARLTQMATILNLEKVSEILDFWGENSGPMTWRLTPAEVRRVLGLRVEFKPESIAALKL